A window from Bordetella petrii encodes these proteins:
- a CDS encoding sensor histidine kinase → MPDSPSIVSAARWQMPRGSLARYLVKRLLPPMLVLVALDLLATWVISHKFDMAGWMLEDFFWLMVLGQAILVGVFAGVIVQGVRSGLRSVNHLSDEIRQRSIDDMQPLEVAGVPVEIEPLVTHTNDLLLRLDASLAAQRRFIGHAAHQLRTPLSGLRMESELMLARPLPDDVRVRAERIKAVSDRMIRLGQQLLVLARSDPNARPQDSFVRIDLCEWVRASGAEWIPHARAAHFEIDLVAPDQSVWIDGDPLLLDELLGNLIDNALRYGKGGGRITLTVGLNPPSLTVEDDGPGIPAEEHERVFEAFYRSPGSTVGGSGLGLAIVREIAHAHGAWWKLSSRPEYPGTRLSVVFPGPRKGAQLTRHDRAS, encoded by the coding sequence ATGCCGGATTCCCCCTCTATTGTTTCTGCCGCGCGCTGGCAAATGCCGCGCGGTTCGCTGGCGCGCTACCTGGTAAAGCGGCTGCTGCCGCCCATGCTGGTGCTGGTGGCGCTGGACCTGCTCGCCACCTGGGTGATCAGCCACAAGTTCGACATGGCGGGCTGGATGCTGGAAGACTTCTTCTGGCTGATGGTGCTGGGGCAGGCCATTCTGGTGGGGGTGTTCGCCGGCGTCATCGTGCAGGGGGTGCGTTCAGGGCTGCGCTCGGTCAATCACCTGTCCGACGAAATCCGGCAGCGCTCCATCGACGACATGCAGCCCCTTGAAGTGGCGGGCGTGCCGGTCGAGATCGAGCCGCTGGTCACGCACACCAACGATCTGCTGCTGCGGCTGGACGCCTCGCTGGCGGCGCAGCGGCGCTTCATCGGCCATGCCGCGCACCAGCTGCGCACGCCCCTGAGCGGCCTGCGCATGGAATCCGAACTGATGCTGGCGCGGCCCTTGCCCGACGACGTGCGCGTGCGCGCCGAGCGCATCAAGGCCGTCAGCGACCGCATGATCCGCCTGGGCCAGCAATTGCTGGTGCTGGCGCGTTCCGATCCGAACGCGCGCCCGCAGGACAGCTTCGTGCGCATCGACCTGTGCGAATGGGTCAGGGCCAGCGGCGCCGAATGGATTCCGCACGCGCGCGCCGCGCATTTCGAGATCGACCTGGTGGCGCCGGACCAGTCTGTATGGATCGACGGCGACCCGCTGCTGCTCGATGAACTGCTGGGCAACCTGATCGACAACGCCCTGCGCTATGGCAAGGGCGGTGGCCGCATCACGCTGACCGTGGGCCTGAATCCGCCTTCACTGACCGTCGAGGACGATGGGCCGGGCATTCCCGCCGAAGAGCATGAGCGGGTGTTCGAGGCCTTTTACCGGTCGCCGGGCAGCACCGTGGGCGGCTCGGGCCTGGGGCTGGCCATCGTGCGCGAAATCGCCCATGCCCATGGCGCCTGGTGGAAGCTGAGCAGCCGCCCCGAATACCCCGGCACCCGCCTGTCCGTCGTATTTCCCGGCCCCCGCAAGGGCGCCCAACTGACCCGCCACGACCGCGCATCATGA
- a CDS encoding response regulator transcription factor encodes MRVLVIEDDTTLGHALQEFLADQGYAVDWLTDGDKVLGALAGQSYDLLLLDLNLPGRSGLDVLRQLRQDGNQVPVLIVTARDGLDDRVAGLDAGADDYVTKPFDLPELAARVRAFGRRRAGQAQPLIEAGTLTFDTVGREVRANGQRLSLSVRELSVLEMLMARAGRVVTKRQIVNSLSAWDADFSENAVEVYVYRLRKRLEGTGASIQTVRGFGYMLDTEPA; translated from the coding sequence ATGCGAGTTCTTGTAATCGAAGATGACACGACCCTGGGCCATGCGCTCCAGGAGTTCCTGGCCGACCAAGGCTATGCAGTCGATTGGCTGACCGATGGCGACAAGGTGCTGGGCGCCCTGGCCGGGCAGTCCTACGACCTGCTGTTGCTCGATCTCAACCTGCCCGGCCGCAGCGGCCTGGACGTACTGCGCCAGCTGCGCCAGGACGGCAACCAGGTGCCGGTGCTCATCGTCACGGCCCGCGACGGCCTGGACGACCGGGTGGCCGGCCTGGACGCCGGCGCCGACGACTACGTCACCAAGCCCTTCGACCTGCCCGAGCTGGCCGCGCGGGTGCGGGCCTTCGGGCGCCGCCGCGCCGGCCAGGCGCAGCCCCTGATCGAGGCCGGCACCCTGACATTCGACACCGTGGGCCGCGAGGTCCGCGCCAACGGCCAGCGCCTGTCGCTGTCGGTGCGCGAACTGTCGGTGCTGGAAATGCTGATGGCCCGCGCCGGCCGGGTGGTCACCAAGCGCCAGATCGTCAATTCCCTTTCCGCCTGGGACGCCGACTTCAGCGAAAACGCCGTCGAAGTCTATGTCTACCGCCTGCGCAAGCGCCTGGAAGGCACGGGCGCCAGCATCCAGACCGTGCGCGGCTTCGGGTACATGCTGGATACCGAGCCGGCGTGA
- a CDS encoding ExbD/TolR family protein, protein MAFGSFDSKGSGSHTVSEINMVPLIDVMLVLLVIFIITAPLMAHSIRINMPQVSAEQVQEEPKTVDLAIDPAGALFWDEKPVAMEDLPNRFLTIAQTKPQPELRIRADMNTRYETLAKVMAAARRSGLSRIGFITTPQPNGAAPADPAAPGAAAANPPAPATAAPAAAPAPAPAN, encoded by the coding sequence ATGGCTTTCGGCAGCTTCGACAGCAAAGGCTCGGGCAGCCACACCGTGTCGGAAATCAACATGGTGCCGCTGATCGACGTGATGCTGGTGCTGCTGGTGATCTTCATCATCACGGCGCCGCTGATGGCGCACTCGATCCGCATCAACATGCCGCAGGTCAGCGCCGAGCAGGTACAGGAAGAGCCCAAGACCGTCGATCTGGCCATCGATCCGGCCGGCGCGCTGTTCTGGGACGAAAAACCGGTGGCCATGGAAGACCTGCCCAACCGTTTCCTGACGATCGCGCAGACCAAGCCCCAGCCGGAATTGCGCATCCGCGCCGACATGAACACCCGCTACGAAACGCTGGCCAAGGTGATGGCGGCGGCGCGGCGTTCGGGCCTGTCGCGCATCGGTTTCATTACCACGCCCCAGCCCAATGGCGCGGCGCCGGCCGATCCGGCCGCGCCCGGCGCGGCGGCCGCCAATCCGCCCGCGCCCGCCACCGCAGCCCCGGCTGCGGCGCCCGCGCCGGCCCCGGCGAATTGA
- a CDS encoding MotA/TolQ/ExbB proton channel family protein: MSNAMHNAILVAQASTVPAAPGAAAAPAAAAAAPAANGALPAAQQAADALNQAAPALSQAADTVHQAAAAAPPSALAPLPMPPDMGFLHFVAQSDFVGKTLFAILILMSLVTWYLILVKFISNVRMRRRSADFLNKFWNSSSLEQVENEIVTHGARDPFSHLTSHAMHAQTHHSKFGATKLEETGANGEFVTRTMRKVIDEETAKLENGLTVLASVGSTAPFVGLFGTVWGVYHALVGIGLADGVTINRIAGPVGEALIMTGLGLAVAIPAVLAYNAFVRGNRVFLSRLDAFAHDLFAFLSTGQQVVLSDGKVRALRRQGSAAGARGAE; this comes from the coding sequence ATGTCCAACGCTATGCATAACGCCATTCTGGTGGCGCAGGCGAGTACCGTGCCCGCCGCGCCCGGCGCGGCCGCTGCCCCGGCCGCCGCAGCCGCCGCCCCGGCGGCCAACGGCGCGTTGCCGGCTGCGCAGCAGGCCGCCGACGCCCTGAACCAGGCCGCCCCGGCGCTGTCGCAAGCCGCCGATACTGTCCACCAGGCGGCCGCGGCTGCACCACCGTCGGCGCTGGCGCCGCTGCCCATGCCGCCCGACATGGGTTTCCTGCATTTCGTTGCGCAGAGCGATTTCGTCGGCAAGACGCTGTTCGCCATTCTGATCCTGATGTCGCTGGTCACCTGGTACCTGATCCTGGTGAAGTTCATCAGCAACGTGCGCATGCGCCGCCGCTCGGCCGATTTCCTGAACAAGTTCTGGAATTCCAGCTCGCTGGAGCAGGTCGAGAACGAAATCGTCACGCACGGCGCGCGCGATCCTTTCTCGCACCTGACCAGCCATGCCATGCACGCGCAGACCCATCATTCCAAGTTCGGCGCCACCAAGCTCGAGGAAACTGGCGCCAATGGCGAGTTCGTTACGCGCACCATGCGCAAGGTCATCGATGAAGAAACGGCCAAGCTCGAAAACGGCCTGACCGTGCTGGCCTCGGTGGGCTCCACGGCGCCGTTCGTCGGCCTGTTCGGCACGGTGTGGGGCGTGTACCACGCGCTGGTCGGCATCGGACTGGCCGACGGGGTCACCATCAACCGCATTGCCGGCCCGGTGGGCGAGGCCCTGATCATGACCGGGCTGGGCCTGGCGGTCGCCATTCCCGCCGTGCTGGCCTACAACGCCTTCGTGCGCGGCAACCGCGTGTTCCTGTCGCGCCTGGATGCCTTCGCCCATGATCTGTTCGCCTTCCTGAGCACGGGCCAGCAAGTGGTGTTGTCCGACGGCAAGGTGCGCGCGCTGCGCCGCCAGGGCAGCGCCGCCGGCGCCCGGGGAGCCGAATAA
- a CDS encoding energy transducer TonB: MPRFQHGWSARPQSSLALRAGAGLTVLAAHMAVVAAIYWMPDESPPQLLEPEAVMVSVIEAPVPQIAKAEPTVEPPTPPEPEPEPEPEPEPEPEPVVEPEPEPVIEPEPEPEPPVIEKVPEPAPKPKPKPKPKPKPKPKPKVEKPVEPPKVEKPPTGATEGAQVTQAPVQGPPPDEPIMVSSVEYMGRRPMPVYPMTSKRLREEGRVVVLVEINTQGLVERATIAQSSGYTRLDESALTAARKARFKPLTRNGVAYPAKAKLPFDFVMRN, translated from the coding sequence ATGCCTCGTTTTCAACACGGTTGGTCCGCTCGTCCGCAGTCTTCCCTGGCTTTACGCGCCGGCGCCGGCCTTACGGTGCTGGCGGCGCACATGGCGGTGGTGGCCGCGATCTACTGGATGCCTGATGAAAGCCCGCCGCAGCTGCTCGAACCCGAGGCGGTGATGGTCAGCGTGATCGAGGCGCCGGTTCCGCAAATCGCCAAGGCGGAACCCACGGTCGAGCCGCCCACGCCGCCCGAGCCGGAACCCGAGCCCGAACCGGAACCGGAACCGGAGCCCGAGCCGGTGGTCGAGCCCGAACCCGAGCCCGTCATCGAGCCGGAACCCGAACCCGAGCCGCCGGTGATCGAAAAGGTGCCGGAACCGGCGCCCAAGCCGAAACCAAAGCCGAAACCCAAGCCCAAGCCGAAACCCAAGCCCAAGGTCGAGAAGCCGGTCGAGCCGCCCAAGGTCGAGAAGCCGCCCACGGGCGCGACCGAGGGCGCGCAGGTGACGCAGGCCCCGGTGCAGGGGCCGCCGCCGGATGAGCCCATCATGGTGTCCAGCGTCGAGTACATGGGACGCCGCCCGATGCCGGTCTATCCCATGACTTCCAAGCGGCTGCGCGAAGAGGGCCGGGTGGTGGTGCTGGTGGAAATCAATACGCAGGGGCTGGTCGAGCGCGCCACCATCGCCCAGTCGTCGGGCTATACCCGGCTGGACGAGTCGGCGCTGACCGCCGCGCGCAAGGCGCGCTTCAAGCCCCTGACCCGCAACGGCGTGGCGTATCCGGCCAAAGCCAAATTACCGTTCGATTTCGTGATGAGGAACTGA
- a CDS encoding SelT/SelW/SelH family protein, with translation MSESNLPRISITYCTQCQWLLRAAWMAQELLSTFGTDLGAVALVPGTGGVFRIQYDDSLLWDRAVDGGFPDARILKQRVRDRLDPGRDLGHVDRAGRPGD, from the coding sequence ATGAGTGAATCCAACCTTCCCCGGATCAGCATCACGTACTGCACGCAGTGCCAGTGGCTGCTGCGAGCCGCCTGGATGGCGCAGGAACTGTTGTCGACCTTCGGCACCGATCTGGGGGCAGTGGCGCTGGTGCCGGGCACGGGGGGCGTGTTCCGCATCCAGTATGACGACAGCCTGCTCTGGGACCGCGCAGTCGACGGAGGGTTCCCCGACGCCAGGATTCTCAAGCAGCGCGTGCGCGACCGCCTGGATCCGGGGCGCGACCTGGGCCATGTCGACCGGGCGGGCAGGCCCGGCGATTGA
- a CDS encoding ATP-binding protein produces MPGSSSNSFLRTLCSLRWLAIAGQAATVLVASGLLGLELPLRPLWSGVAVLVAFNIYASLRVRRSHGEIEPVTAFAHLLVDIAVLSWMVGWSGGIHNPFGLMFLILIALAALALPRGWALAAALACLVGYAVSALLGRPLEGHHNPYALILWAIATSFLISAIVVLYFSTRLAADLRSRERELAALRERFTRNEGIVALATHAAAMAHELNTPLATMTLLADEIAAEVDTDDLRADVALLGQLLALCRERIRNLAVPTEVDLVRVVGQWRLVRPTIDLHRTGELPTTLRVEPAIAHLLQALLNNAADAGEAEGHARVDLHLEYRAGALRGEVRDHGRGFDPDHSLLPATSLFHSGKPGGLGVGLALSHATVEQLGGEMTMTAADGGGARIRFYLPLEPGAPRASGIQA; encoded by the coding sequence ATGCCCGGTAGTTCCTCCAATTCCTTCCTGCGTACCCTGTGCAGCCTGCGCTGGCTGGCCATTGCCGGCCAGGCCGCGACCGTGCTGGTCGCCAGCGGCCTGCTCGGGCTCGAACTGCCGCTGCGGCCGCTCTGGAGCGGCGTGGCGGTGCTGGTGGCCTTCAACATCTACGCCAGCCTGCGGGTGCGCCGCAGCCATGGCGAAATCGAACCGGTCACCGCCTTCGCGCATCTGCTGGTCGACATCGCCGTGCTGTCCTGGATGGTGGGCTGGAGCGGCGGCATCCACAACCCGTTCGGCCTGATGTTCCTCATCCTGATCGCGCTGGCCGCGCTGGCGCTGCCGCGCGGCTGGGCGCTGGCCGCGGCGCTGGCGTGCCTGGTGGGATACGCGGTATCGGCCCTGCTGGGGCGGCCGCTCGAAGGCCACCACAACCCCTATGCCCTGATCCTGTGGGCCATCGCCACCAGTTTCCTGATTTCGGCCATCGTCGTGCTGTACTTCTCGACCCGCCTGGCCGCCGACCTGCGCAGCCGCGAACGCGAGCTGGCGGCGCTGCGCGAGCGCTTCACCCGCAACGAGGGCATCGTCGCGCTAGCCACCCACGCGGCCGCCATGGCGCACGAACTGAACACGCCGCTGGCCACTATGACCCTGCTGGCCGACGAAATCGCCGCCGAAGTCGACACCGACGACCTGCGCGCCGACGTCGCGCTGCTGGGGCAGCTGCTGGCGCTGTGCCGCGAACGCATCCGCAACCTGGCCGTACCCACCGAGGTCGACCTGGTGCGCGTGGTGGGCCAGTGGCGCCTGGTGCGCCCCACCATCGACCTGCACCGCACCGGCGAACTGCCCACCACCCTGCGGGTCGAGCCGGCCATCGCGCATCTGCTGCAGGCCCTGCTGAACAATGCGGCCGATGCCGGCGAGGCCGAAGGCCACGCGCGCGTCGACCTGCACCTTGAATACCGCGCCGGCGCGCTGCGCGGCGAAGTGCGCGACCACGGCCGCGGCTTCGATCCCGACCACTCCCTGCTGCCCGCCACCAGCCTGTTCCACAGCGGCAAGCCCGGCGGACTGGGCGTGGGGCTGGCCCTGTCGCACGCCACCGTAGAACAATTGGGCGGCGAAATGACCATGACCGCGGCCGATGGAGGAGGCGCCCGCATCCGTTTTTACCTGCCGCTGGAGCCCGGCGCTCCGCGCGCTTCCGGAATACAAGCATGA
- a CDS encoding response regulator transcription factor, which yields MNPSDAGLLIDDDELYVRTLQRSLARHGLETRVATSIAEALRVAEETQPAFALVDLRLGEDSGLTLIRPLRALRTDMRILLVTGYASVATAVEAIKRGADDYLPKPATAPMILRTLGLAKAESVAIESTMTPLHRLEWEHIQQALHECGGNVSAAARLLGMHRRSLQRKLAKKPGPERDLAFD from the coding sequence ATGAATCCATCCGACGCCGGCCTGCTGATCGACGACGACGAACTCTACGTGCGCACACTGCAGCGCAGCCTGGCCCGCCACGGGCTGGAAACACGCGTGGCCACCAGCATCGCCGAAGCCCTGCGCGTGGCCGAAGAAACCCAGCCGGCTTTCGCCCTGGTCGACCTGCGCCTGGGCGAAGACTCGGGCCTGACCCTGATCCGCCCGCTGCGCGCCCTGCGCACCGATATGCGCATCCTGCTGGTCACCGGCTACGCCAGCGTGGCCACCGCCGTCGAGGCCATCAAGCGCGGCGCCGACGACTACCTGCCCAAGCCCGCCACCGCGCCGATGATCCTGCGCACCCTGGGGCTGGCCAAGGCCGAATCGGTCGCCATCGAATCCACCATGACGCCGCTGCACCGGCTGGAATGGGAACACATCCAGCAGGCACTGCACGAATGCGGCGGCAATGTATCGGCCGCGGCGCGGCTGCTGGGCATGCACCGGCGCTCGCTGCAGCGCAAGCTGGCCAAGAAGCCCGGCCCCGAACGCGACCTGGCCTTCGATTGA